The Cherax quadricarinatus isolate ZL_2023a unplaced genomic scaffold, ASM3850222v1 Contig5099, whole genome shotgun sequence DNA window AGTCCTTATATTAAAAGGTTCAAGTGTACATTCTTTCTACATTTGCTTTCTCATTAGGAGCTTCAGCACCCCATTGGGAATAAAAATATTTAAGCACTTCTTTGATAATTGCAACAGAATCCATAGACATAATACTAcactagtaggttggtagacagcaaccacccagggaagtactaccgtcctgccagatgactgtgaaacaaaaacctgtaactgttttgcatgatggtaggattgctggtttctttttctgtctcataaacacgctaagataacagggatatcttgctactcctacttacactttggtcacacttcacagacacgcacatgcatatatatatatacatacatctaggtttttctcctttttctaaatagctcttgttcttttttatttcttctattgtccatggggaagtggaaaagaatctttcctccgtaagccatgcgtgtcgtatgaggcgactaaaatgccgggagcaatgggctagtaaccccttctcctgtatacaattactaaaaaagagaagaagaaaaactttataaaactgggttgcttaaatgtgcgtggatgtagtgcggatgacaagaaacagatgattgctgatgttatgaatgaaaagaagttggatgtcctggccctaagcgaaacaaagctgaagggggtaggagagtttcagtggggggaaataaatgggattaaatctggagtatctgagagagttagagcaaaggaaggggtagcagtaatgttaaatgatcagttatggaaggagaaaagagaatatgaatgtgtaaattcaagaattatgtggattaaagtaaaggttggatgcgagaagtgggtcataataagcgtgtatgcacctggagaagagaggaatgcagaggagagagagagattttgggagatgttaagtgaatgtataggagcctttgaaccaagtgagagagtaattgtggtaggggacttgaatgctaaagtaggagaaacttttagagagggtgtggtaggtaagtttggggtgccaggtgtaaatgataatgggagccctttgattgaactttgtatagaaaggggtttagttataggtaatacatattttaagaaaaagaggataaataagtatacacgatatgatgtagggcgaaatgacagtagtttgttggattatgtattggtagataaaagactgttgagtagacttcaggatgtacatgtttatagaggggccacagatatatcagatcactttctagttgtagctacactgagagtaaaaggtagatgggatacaaggagaatagaagcatcagggaagagagaggtgaaggtttataaactaaaagaggaggcagttagggtaagatataaacagctattggaggatagatgggctaatgagagcataggcaatggggtcgaagaggtatggggtaggtttaaaaatgtagtgttagagtgttcagcagaagtttgtggttacaggaaagtgggtgcaggagggaagaggagcgattggtggaatgatgatgtaaagagagtagtaagggagaaaaagttagcatatgagaagtttttacaaagtagaagtgatgcaaggagggaagagtatatggagaaaaagagagaagttaagagagtggtgaagcaatgtaaaaagagagcaaatgagagagtgggtgagatgttatcaacaaattttgttgaaaataagaaaaagttttggagtgagattaacaagttaagaaagcctagagaacaaatggatttgtcagttaaaaataggagaggagagttattaaatggagagttagaggtattgggaagatggaaggaatattttgaggaattgttaaatgttgatgaagatagggaagctgtgatttcgtgtatagggcaaggaggaataacatcttgtaggagtgaggaagagccagttgtgagtgtgggggaagttcgtgaggcagtaggtaaaatgaaagggggtaaggcagccgggattgatgggataaagatagaaatgttaaaagcaggtggggatatagttttggagtggttggtgcaattatttaataaatgtatggaagagggtaaggtacctagggattggcagagagcatgcatagttcctttgtataaaggcaaaggggataaaagagagtgcaaaaattatagggggataagtctgttgagtgtacctggtaaagtgtatggtagagttataattgaaagaattaagagtaagacggagaataggatagcagatgaacaaggaggctttaggaaaggtagggggtgtgtggaccaggtgtttacagtgaaacatataagtgaacagtatttagataaggctaaagaggtctttgtggcatttatggatttggaaaaggcgtatgacagggtggataggggggcaatgtggcagatgttgcaagtgtatggtgtaggaggtaggttactgaaagcagtgaagagtttttacgaggatagtgaggctcaagttagagtatgtaggaaagagggaaattttttcccagtaaaagtaggccttagacaaggatgtgtgatgtcaccgtggttgtttaatatatttatagatggggttgtaagagaagtaaatgcgagggtcttggcaagaggcgtggagttaaaagataaagaatcacacacaaagtgggagttgtcacagctgctctttgctgatgacactgtgctcttgggagattctgaagagaagttgcagagattggtggatgaatttggtagggtgtgcaaaagaagaaaattaaaggtgaatacaggaaagagtaaggttatgaggataacaaaaagattaggtgatgaaagattgaatatcagattggagggagagagtatggaggaggtgaacgtattcagatatttgggagtggacgtgtcagcggatgggtctatgaaagatgaggtgaatcatagaattgatgagggaaaaagagtgagtggtgcacttaggagtctgtggagacaaagaactttgtccttggaggcaaagaggggaatgtatgagagtatagttttaccaacgctcttatatgggtgtgaagcgtgggtgatgaatgttgcagcgaggagaaggctggaggcagtggagatgtcatgtctgagggcaatgtgtggtgtgaatataatgcagagaattcgtagtttggaagttaggaggaggtgcgggattaccaaaactgttgtccagagggctgaggaagggttgttgaggtggttcggacatgtagagagaatggagcgaaacagaatgacttcaagagtgtatcagtctgtagtggaaggaaggcggggtaggggtcggcctaggaagggttggagggagggggtaaaggaggttttgtgtgcgaggggcttggacttccagcaggcatgcgtgagcgtgtttgataggagtgaatggagacaaatggtttttaatacttgacgtgctgttggagtgtgagcaaagtaacatttatgaagggattcagggaaaccggcaggccggacttgagtcctggagatgggaagtacagtgcctgcactctgaaggaggggtgttaatgttgcagtttaaaaactgtagtgtaaagcacccttctggcaagacagtgatggagtgaatgatggtgaaagtttttctttttcgggccaccctgccttggtgggaatcggccggtgtgataataaaaaaaaaaaaacgaaagtttctcttaaatttagtaatttatacgggagaagggggtTATAGGTGGAGATGTACTGAAAAAAAACAAAGGATGTGGAGTCTAGATCCTAATAGCTATTTAAAATGTCAATTCACAATTCTTCTCACAACACAAATACTGTACAGTGCATTAAACAAGGATATTTAGAAGGCATAACGGGTTCTGATGTCTTCCAATCTCTTGGACAACTCGTTTGGCGTCTTGTCTAAGTCCTCGGATATACTTCGCTGCTTTGCTGGGTCTACCATGTTAAACTGTTCACACAAATCTCCGTCAATTACATTCTGAAAGAGAcagattttttaaatatttgatgATTTGACATCGAACATTCTACAAATtgttccaggtaaactccaggtacaactTTCAAAATTTAATAAAATCTCAATAAACCAAAATGGCGTCAAATTTCACTCTCCAATTTGTGAGTACAgtgtaggatttttttttgttaggtcatagtactatcattaaactttatAATTTAGGTGAAAGGTGTCTCACCTCGAAAACAAAATATTAAACATTTTCTTGTCATCAGTAATAACCCCAGCAATAACATCAGTAATAACATCAGTAATAACCTCCAATAATAACCTCAGTAATAACCCCAGCAATAACATCAGGTGCTGTGACTGACGATGCTAACCTTAACAGGGAAGAAATACGACCTGAAGGAGAGATGGTCGCGGCCACAGAGGGGAGGGTGCTCCGAGCGCATATGCATTTCCAGATTCTGGAACAGTTCGTGATCCTCTCGAGATGTAAACGGCACCAGCACGCCCACTGTCCCACTCAACGTTGTGTACACCAGTGACTCACTACCACCAGGGATCAGTGTGGCTTTCTGAATttaacaaaattattattagtCTCAAAAGATCAGCATTTTTGCATTTCTTGTGTTTGTGGGTCAGACAAGCAATCaccagaaaaaaattaaaaagtaaTGAACAGCTGTctctattctttctttctttcaacacaccggccgtatcccaccgaggcggggtggcccaaaaggaaaaacgaaagtttctccttttacatttagtaatatatacaggagaagaggttactagccccttgctcccggcattttagtcgcctcttacaacacgcatggcttacggaggaagaattctgttccacttccccatggagataagaggaaataaacaagaataagaactagaaagaaaatagaagaaaacccagaggggtgtgtatatatgtgcttgtacatgtatgtgtagtgtgacctaagtgtaagtagaagtagcaagacgtaactgaaaccttgcatatttatgaaacagaaaaatggacaccagcaatcctaccatcatgtaaaacaattacaggctttcgttttacattcacttggcaagacggtagtacctccctgggtggttgctgtctaccaacctactacctaggaataaAGGGTTAATATGTAGGTCGTAGGAATGACTACAAAAACTATGGCTCAAGATACTGTCAGAAGTATGTCCTTTAGCTAAACTTCATTATCTTCAACTGTATAACATAGGcatgaaaaaataaattattataatcaagggggagcgctaaaaccATATGATTATGCAGCACCTGTGGGGTGGGGGatgtagaaggtattcaggcttaattcagggaactggagcacagatgcaattcccttgatcaagagcccctcaccagcatcaaggggatGAAAAAATAAAAAGGACACTAATAAGAAAGGGGGTGACAACTTGCAGGTATGATAGAAATCAACTTATAAGATCTTACTGAGCAGAATCGAGTTTTGAACCCATGGTTAGTATAGTACACTGGGCTTTTAGTTTTAGGACTGGGTTGCCACAGGTTTGAACTCTACTGTTCAGCAAGTATTTACAATTACTGTATTTTCCTATACACAAAGTGCACTTGTTCCCCATAAAGTgctggaaaatcagcctgcgccttgtATGCTGAAAGTCTGAGTAAGgtaaattcttcctccgtaagtcattcGTGTCATAATAGGCAACCAAGGCagcaccttctcctgtataaattactaaatgtaaaaagaagaaaaactttatgatGTTTTCTTTACTGGGTCActctgtcttggtgggagacggctgttatgttagaaaaaaaaaagaagaaaagcgttacgagattttcttttttttttagtcactgtgtctcagtgggagatggccgatatGTAAAACAAAAATAATGATAAGATTTACCTCAAGTGTGTTGACAGTTTCTCCCACGTGGAAGTTAGCAATCACCTCAGCCTTTTGAGAAGCACCGTTGAGAAGGCCACGGTCCCACAGTGCCTTGTTGCCTGTGGGGTCCTCATCAACGTCATCATTGATGTCCCCACCCAGACGTACCTTTGGGAGAAGGAAAATACTAATAAACATCTGTAATTTAAGTTTTGGTAAGAAATATTGATAAATGTGATAAActtgtcagtgaaggtgacagtacaCTCACCACAGCAATGTTACCAAACTTGTCAGCAACTGCGGCAGTATCAAAGTCCAGGAGGCAGGAAGTGGTGACCCAGCGCTGGTTTGTATCATCCACAAATATGATCAACTGGTTCTCGTGTCGTTTGTACCGAAGAACGAACAAGCTCTCTTGAACATCACTGACGAAGACACGCTGGCCTCTAGCTTTGATGTCCACGATAAGATTTGGAATGTGCTATGGCAGAGAAATATAAGATGTCATTTTAATTTCAATTAGCCTGAAGAATATTTTCTTTTATGTTAAAATAGAATAAATATACATTGAATTTTATACCCTAAATATGCACAATTTATTTCAGGCAATATTATTATCTCTCATCGTGTATTACCTTATTTTCACATTTTCGTAGGAGTTTTTTCTTGCCCAGGTCATATATTCTTAACAAGCGGCCAACCCCTATCAGAACGCGGCCATTATACGAGCATATGGCTGTAGGAATGTCTTCAACTTCTGTACGAT harbors:
- the LOC138852210 gene encoding splicing factor 3B subunit 3-like, translating into DCLTVRGMQALPALPESLSIIEMGGQEGSENEPRTMGALYLNIGLQNGVLLRTVLDSVTGDMSDTRTRYLGSRPVKLFRIIMQGNESLLQVSHSLEYTPRKFVIHPESGHLVVIETDHNAYTDDTKRQRKMQMAEELREAAGEEEAEVAERMAEALLSEDLPDAVFGAPKAGPGMWASLVRIIEPIQGNTLHMIRLDQNEAAFSISLVKFANQSDMDQQYLLVGTVKDYQLSPRQVECGYIYCYKVASDCTSLELLHRTEVEDIPTAICSYNGRVLIGVGRLLRIYDLGKKKLLRKCENKHIPNLIVDIKARGQRVFVSDVQESLFVLRYKRHENQLIIFVDDTNQRWVTTSCLLDFDTAAVADKFGNIAVVRLGGDINDDVDEDPTGNKALWDRGLLNGASQKAEVIANFHVGETVNTLEKATLIPGGSESLVYTTLSGTVGVLVPFTSREDHELFQNLEMHMRSEHPPLCGRDHLSFRSYFFPVKNVIDGDLCEQFNMVDPAKQRSISEDLDKTPNELSKRLEDIRTRYAF